From Capra hircus breed San Clemente chromosome 1, ASM170441v1, whole genome shotgun sequence:
AAATAAAAGACTACGAAAgcaattttcatgtatttgtccAATACtgaaagcaatcttaagaagCAGAGAGGTAACCTAACACGCAGCTGTGTAGCAAAACAAACTGCATCCAATCACCACGTACATGCAAAACTACACACAGGTCATGATATGTAGAGTTTTGACCAAACGGGTAACCATATAATAATGtatactgtaattttaaaaaatacattgatcGCAATCCTACTATGAATTTATTATAATCAGCTAAGAATGATAAATCTGATAAAATCACACCAATTATTATAtactaatatgtatatatacttatacatgcttatatatatatgtatatattgcagTCCCTTAACCAAATGCTGACCTATGTGATATTCCTTATAAAAATTTAAGTAATTGAGACATGTAAAAATAGTCATTACGAACTTCCAATTATGAGAAAAAACTTAAGGGATTTAAACTAATTGAAATGGTAACTGATCAGACTAAAAGGTTGTAAAACTACCTACTCAAGAAAAACAGCAGAAATAGCAAAGTTATTAAAACAGAGTTATTTTACAACATTCAAACACCAGGAATTTATGAATATTTCTTTAACAGCACAGAAACTGGTTTACTCATATTTTGATAACTTTAGTAAATCGAGGACCATCATTGATACTGATCTCTATTAACTAGCTTCTAAAAACTGCCTGCGTATTGGGCTAATGAACATTTCCCCTATGAGAAAAACGAATTAAATAAGATTATGCAGTTGAACAGTATGAACATTAATAggaaagtgatgaaaatgttgGGAATTACCTGTTTGTCATTtgtgtatataataaataattaacatTAAACTCTAAAACATAATTTGTTGGAATTTCTTTGTTCAAAGTTATGAGATACTATAACTCATATTTTCTATACTCCTATATCAAATGAACCTATTTAAGAAAGGATAGTCGCCAATACTATACTTTTTATTacatgctgaaactccagtactttggccacctcatgcgaagagttgactcattggaaaagaccctgatgctgggagggattgggggcaggaggagaaggggacgacagaggatgagatggctggatggcatcactgactcgatggccgtgagtctgagtgaactccgggagttggtgatggacagggaggcctggcgtgctgcgattcatggggtcgcaaagagtcggacacgattgagcgactgaactgattaggCAAAATCTATTTTGAAGGTGATATCTCATGTCAATTAGttcgttgttgttattgttgtctagttgctaagtcatgtctgaccctttaaaATCCCGTGGActaaagcacaccaggctcctctgtccatgggatttcccaggcaaaaatactggagtaggttgccttttccttctccagaggatctttccaactgagggatcaaacctgcttctcctgcattggcaggcaggttctttaccactggaacaccagggaatccAATTAGTTCATACCTAAATGAAAAATTAGGTCAAACTTATAATGTTGTGAGATTCCACACAAGCcatattgtttttttaatgtaaacaaaACACACATCACACTTGGAAATGGACATGATTTACCAATTATTTATGATCCTCAGAGGTGATTCCCAAATACAAAGCAGAGATACCAATATCTAAATATAAtgtgagaagaaataaaagggattaGCTGTAGTAAAAGGAAGTTCACCGAATTCCAATATAATAGATTCTATTCTACTAAGTTAAATTTCAGTACAAAGCTGAGCTCGTTTAACTCTCTAGACAGTAACTATTCTCAAGCAAGCAGccacatttccttctctagcactTCTGCAAGCGAGCACTGGATGTCAGTGCAGATGAACACAGAGATACAAATCAAAAAAGATGCATATTCGACCTACTGCTAGGGCAAAGGCAATAGCCGTTTCTGCCAGAGAGGCCAATGCACTTCACTCTAATGTCCTATGAGCAAACTCGTTCTGTAAGAACACCAGGATATTTGAGCTGGAAAAGAAACAAGGATCAACAAATCTGACTACCTTACTTTGAATATGGGAAATATAAAGGGCAGATCTACTCCTCAATCTAGCCAAATTACGGGTAGACTGGCCACGGATTAGAGCTGGCCGCGTCATGCTGCCAGGGTCACACTAGGTGTCGGAAgactgcatggcaggcagagatTTCCTGAATAATCTTTCATTTGGGATTAAATGCATTCACAGAGATGATGatttcaaaaagagaaataacCAGAAAAGCTAATCGTGTAACAATACttttgcaaaacaaacaaaacaaacttgtTCAATGTTTGGAATTATCTAGGTTATTATACATAATATGAAAAATTTATGTTAAACTGATCATACTAAACCATACTTAGTTGAGAGTTTTTATTCAAATACATTAGAAGCGTATACTCCTTTATCAAATCTCAAACTGAACCCATTCAAGACAGATTAAGAGATCACTATGGAGTACTCATTTTACACAGAACATGTCACTATCTCTAGCTTTAGCAATTTTAATATACACAATATATCTCTCATTTCACAATAActtcaaaaagagagagagagagacatcaaATTTTGTAGATAGAGATTCAGAAGATGAGACAGACAAAACACAGTCATGCCCATAAAAGTGGCTAAGAAGTCCTAATGATGCTGGTTACTGGCATTTTCTCCCAGTGGTTTCTTATATAAATAATCTAAAGCAGGTGTGACAAATTTTAACCTGCAAGTCAAATCTAGCCCAGCACCTGATTCATACAACCTGTGAtttaagaatggtttttacactTTCAAATATTTGCAGGAGGAAAATTGGAAGAATAAAACTTCACACTGCACAAAGTTGTATGACATTCAAATTTCACTGTCTGTAAGGTTTTATTAGCACACAGCCACACGCACCCACGGTTTACTATGTCTGATTTCCTGCTACAACAACAgggctgagtagttgtgacagactGAGGGGCCACAAAACCtaaatatttactacctggctGTTTAGAAGACTGACAGCTCTGCACTGGAACCCTAAAACTTCAAAGAAATGCACTGTATAGAGAAAGAGCCCTCTCTTCATGCATCTCAGTGTTTCAGCAGCTTTGCACTGAAAACATCTGCAGGTCCCTTTGGCTGATCTAGGTCATAATGGCTGGCTGGTAACATTCAAAGTGGAAAGTGGGATTATATTGATGCTGGTGGGaacaaaatatgcaaatatactTACAAGCCAATAAAAGAAACAGCCtgactttaaaaacataaataaataaaaatgggaaagggGCAAGAGAAATCAATTcccaagagaaatacaaatagatattaaaaatatgaaaagatatgcACCGTCATTAATAAACAAGTTTATGTTTACATGACATGGCTTTTTTCACCTGTAAATTTAGaattgatttaaaagatttttaacaaTTTTGTTGGGAATCCCATTTGATGAGACAAAAAATTAGTATAATCTTTcgggaaaactttttaaaataccattcaACATATCAATGCATATCctttgatccagaaatcccacttctaggaaactttctataaatatatgttggaataaatacataaaaatacatgGAGTGGTATTTGATCTACAGCAtgtttttaatggagaaaaattggagggaaaaaaagtaaataccCAAAAGCAACAGCTTATATAAACTATGATAACTTTATATAGTATAACCCTTTTATAAAAATTGTTAGTAAATCTTTATATACtaacatggaattttaaaaagatgtaatatgtcaataaataaatatatatatacacacatatacatatttgcACACACATTGGTACATATATTTAAGGAGGATTAACTTTCACTGTGCAGAAGCATGATGTCAGTGACGGACCAGGCAAAAGTGCGGCCTcggagaggagctatcccacgtcaaaggagtggtggctgcgcgggcgcaggagggccgagaggagctactccacattcaaggtcaggagggacgacctcatccaaggtaaggagcagtggctgaacTTTGCTGGAGCGGCCGTGAAGacataccccacgtccaaagtaagagaaacccaagttaggacagtaggtgttgcaagagagcatcagagggcagacacactgaaaccataatcacagaaaactagtcaatctaatcacactaggaccacagccttgtctaactcaatgaaactaagccatgccctgtgcgGCCACTCAAGATGGGCAGGTTATGGtgtagaggtctgacagaatgtggcccactggagaagggaatggcaaaccacttcagtattcttgccttgagaaccccatgaacagtatgaaaaggcaaaatgataggatactaaaagaggaactccccaagtcagtaggtgcccaatatgctactggagatgagtggagaaataactccagaaagaatgaagggatggagctaaagcaaaaacaatacccagttgtggatgtgactggtgatagaagcaaggtccaatgctataagagcaatattgcataggaacctggaatgttaggtctatgaatcaaggcaaattggaagtgatcaaacaggagatggcaagagtgaacgttgacatcctaggaatcagtgaactaaaatggactggaatgggtgaatttaactcagatgaccattaaatccactactgcaggcaggaatcccttagaagaaatggagtaaccatcttggtcaacaaaagggtccaaaatgcagtacttggatgcgatctcaaaaacgatagaatgatctctgtttgtctccaaggcaatccattcaatatcacggtaatccaagcctatgccccaaccagtaatgctgaagaagctgaagttcaacagttctatgaatacctacaagaccttttagaactaacacccaaaaaagatgtccttttcattataggggactggaatgaaaaagtaggaagtctagaaacacctggagtaacgggcaaatttggccttggagtacagaatgaagcagggtaaaggctaatagagttctgccaagagaatgcactggtcatagcaaacaccctcttccaacaacacaagagaagactctacacatggacaacaccagaaggtcaacaccaaaattagattgattatattcgttgcagccaaagatggagaaactctatacattcagcaaaaacaagaccgggagctgactgtggcctcagatcatgaactccttattgccaaattcagacaagaagaaattgaagaaagtggggaaaaccactagaccatttaggtatgacctaaatcaaaccccttatgattatacactggaagtgagaagtagatttaagggactagatctgataaagtgcctgatgaactatggacggaggttcatgacattgtacaggagacagggatcaagaccattcccatggaaaagaaatgcaaaaacccaaaatggctgaggaggccttacaaatagctgtgaaaagaagagaagtgaaaagcaaaggagaaaaagaaagatataagcatctgaatgcagagttcaaaagaatagcaaggagagataagaaagcctcagtgatcaatgcaaagaaatagaggaaagcaacagaatgggacagactagagatctctttaagaaaactagagataccaagggaacattttatgcaaagatgggcttgataaagggcagaaatggtagggacctaacagaagcagaagatattaagaagaggtggcaagaatacatagatgactgtacaaaaaagatgttcacgatccagataatcacaatagtgtgatcactcacctagagccagacatcctggaatgtgaactcaagtgggccttaggaagcatcactacaaacaaagctagtggaggtgatggaattccagtggagctattacaaatcctcaaagatgatgctgtgaaaagtgctgcactcaatatgccagccaatttgggaaattcagcagtggccacaggactggaaaaggtcagttttcattccaatcccaaagaaaggcaatgtcaaagaatgctcacactactgcatacctgcactcatctcacacgctagtaaagtaatgctcaaaattctccaagccaggcttcaacaataagtgaactgtgaacttccagatgttcactggttttagaaaaggcataggaaccagagatcaaattgccaacattcgctggatcatggaaaagcaagagagttccagaaaaacatctatttctgctttactgactatgccaaagcctttgactctgtggatcacaataaactgtggaaaattctgaaagagatgggaataccagaccacctgacctgcctcttgagaaacctctatgcaggtcaggaagcaacagttagaactgaacacagaacaacagactagttccaaataggaaaaggagtatgtcaaggctgtatattgtcaccctgcttatttaacttatatgcagagtacattatgagaaacgctgggctggaggaagcacaagctggaatcaagactgctgagagaaatattcataagctcagatatgcagatgacaccacccttatggcagaaagtgaagaggaactaaaaagcctcttgatgagagtgaaagaggagagtgaaaaagttggcttaaagctcaacattcagaaaacgaagatcatggcatctggtcccatcacttcatggcaaatagatggggatacagtggaaacactggatgactttatttttggggctccaaaatcactacagatggtgactgcagccatgaaattaaaagacccttactccttggaaggaaagttatgagcaacctagatagcatattaaaaagcagagacattactttgtcaacaaaggtccatctagtcaaggctatggtctttccagtggtcttgtatggatgtgagagttggactgtgaagaaagctgagtgctgaagaattgatgcttttcaactgtggtgttgcagaagactcttgagagtcccctggactgcaagaagatccaaccagtccatcctaaaggacatcagtccttgggtgttcactggaaggactgatgttgaacctgaaactccaatacttcgtcACTTCAcgcaaagagtggactcatttgaaaagaccctgatgctgggaaagattgagggcaggaggagaaggggatgaccgaggacgggatggctggatggcatcaccgacttgatggacatgagtttgggtaaactgtgggagttggtgatggacagggaggcctggcgtgctgtgattcatgggattgcaaagagtcggacaccactgagcgactgaactgatctttctACTGTATATTAATATGTCAATAACTGAATTCTTCAAActttttttataacaaaattatGAAACTGGATACTAATATAGATATTTCAGATTATAGTGTAAATTTATTGCCTGTTTCCAGTTATATGTAGAGATTTTATAATACCAAATTCATTTATACACATGGATCACTACAGTAATGTTAAGCTGCATAATGTATTTTAGATTACTACCACCTTGGgttagggcttctctgatagttcagttggtaaagaatccgcctgcaatgcaggagaccctggtttgattcctgggtcaggaagatctgctggataagggataggctacccactccagtcttcttgggcttccctgtggctcagctggtaaagaatctccctgcaatgtgggagacctgggtttgatccctgggttgggaagacccccgggagaagagaaaagctaccgactccagtattctggcctgaaaaatcccatggagtccatggggtcgcaaagagtcagactccactgagcaactttcactttcacttcactttcatcttgGGTTAATTTAGTGTGAGATTTTAAACACTTTTATATAATCTGGGGAAGTACCATGATATCCTTCGATGGGAAGTAAAAGGCTCTTCTATGAGTACAGGAGTTCCAATTTTGACTTTCATTTCAATTGAAAGCAAAtacttcctcatcttttccattattatttataTGGTACTGGTTACATTGATAGGAACTTTATACTGTTGAGTTTGATTCAAAAGACATTCCGTAAGGAGATGACAAATTCTTCGTTCATTTCCATTTGGCAGGCTTCTAATTTCTAATACTTTTCCTTACATATTTAACTCTCTCCTGATAATACTGCTGTGAGCCAATTTATGTTTTCAACTGAGTACCTCACTTTGAGACAAAAAGATTCACAAATCCATGAAAGTGTAttatgtgtgtgaagtcgctcagtcgtgtctgactctttgcaaccccatggactgtagcttaccaggctcctctgtccatgggattttccaagcaatagtactggagtggactgccatttccttctccaagggatcttcctgacccagggatcaaacccaggtctcccgcattgtagacagacgctttatcgtctAAGCCAAAGTGGATTATACCTCTTAGCAACAAGAAACATCCAGCTCAAAAACTCCAGAATTTGATAAGCACTCCCACACTCATCCTGTCTCTGGCAGTCGGAAGAGAGAGGGCCTGGTTCCAAGCGGGAGGCTCTGGAACCGAACTGTGTGGGTTTGCAGAGGGCTTCAGTTGCAGGACTTCGGGCAACCTGCTTAACGCCTGTgattccattttctcatctgtaaaataggacagATCTCTGAGCTTTtgtaagagttcagttcagttgctcagtcatgtccaactctttgcgaccccatagactacagcaggctaggcttccctgtccttcaccacctcccagagcttgctcaaacttgtattcaagtcggtgatgccatccaaccatctcatcctctgtcatccccttctcctcctgcttttaatctttctcagcatcagtgtcttttccaatgagtcagttcttcacgtcaggtggccaaagtattggagcttcacttcagcatcagtccttccaatgcaggactgatttctttaagaAAGACCACATAATCACTTAGAACAGTATATCTAGTGTGATTTCATTGGTTTTGCCTAAATTCCTTTGAGCTTGAtgagattttaaatgttttgttgaGGAACCTGCCAGATCATAATAATTTCTAGGACCTTTCatggtatatcttctttgattcACTCCTGTAGTCGGTTATTCCCACAGGTATAGAgtattccatttttaatttcacttaacaAGAAACTTACTAACATAAACCATTTCACAAATGTTATTCAAAGCACTTGGCAAACATTCAAACATTGTTATACCCTTAACAACCCAGTGAAGCAAatgctattatttattttcactgttaTGAGGGGACAATGGATTCATAGAGAGCCTAAGtaacttgaccaaggtcacaaGAAAAGTAAGTTGGAATATAAGGAAATGAACCCAGGCACTCTGGCTCGTGAGCATTGCTCCTGTCCCATCCCAGCCTCTCAGGTGCAGCATCAAGGCAGACGACCCTCCCCTAGTGGGGACCAACACTGCTGTGAACTAAGAGACCACTGGCTAACACATATGAAGCACACAGACATAAAGGAGTCTGTTGGATATTTCCTATGGTCAAACATTTTGAAACCTATATTTAAGAGAAGATACTTCTGTAACTCTAGAAATGCCACCATAAATCAGTTCCCCTTTTGAGGTTTCCCACTCTTTGGCATTTTGAAATTTGACCAAAaagttatttccagttttcatATTATGAAAATAACTTGTACAGCATTTCCCTTGTTTAAACTGAAACTATCCCAAACCTGCATCTAAATAATGGATTTGGAGCCATCAGGAAATTTATACTTAATTACATAGGTCTAATTCCtctatttaaatttttgtctAAGTTTGTTTTCATTCTCTACTGAAGCAAACAATAGGATATATGTTTTAATTATGTTCCATAACATTAATAAAACTCAAAATCTGTATTTCCAAGAAACAATTTATCTAAGTCaaacatcaatttttctttttaaatttatttattttaattggaggctaattagtttacaatactgtagtggtttttgccatacatcgacatgaatcatccatgggtgtacatgtgttccccatcatgaatccccctcccacctccctccctatccccatcccatccctcagggtcatcccagtgcaccaggcctgagcaccctatctcatgcatcaaaactggactagcgatctatttcacatatgataatatacatgtttcaatgctgttctctcaaatcatcccaccctcgccttcttctcccacagagtccaaaagtctgttctttacatctgtgtcttctgctgtctcgcatatagggtcatatggtctaaattccatatataagaattaatatactgtatggatgttttcctttctgacttacttcactctgtataataggcaccagtttcatccacctcgtcagaactgattcaattgcattctttttaatagctgagtaatattccattgtgtctatataccacagctttcttatccattcttctgccagaGTACCAATTTTTCAAACTGTGCCACCACAATGGTAGTTTCAACCCAAATTATTAGGCATCCTATTCTCTCAGAAAAATGTCCAGTGGGTTACTGAATTCTCAGAGTTCACCGAAAATGCTCGATCAAGCCAACACAACAGTCTAGTCCAATCCTGTGGTAAAACTCACAGcaagaaatatgaaatgaaacTCACCATGGAGAACTCCACATTACCTCATTAGATCTCCTGATTTCCTCATTCACTTTATCTGGTGAGGAAACATTTCTTCATAGACAACAACTTTCTCCTTACAAAAGCAGCAATTACATCCTTTCAGAAATTTTACAGAATTCGGCTCAAGGTTGATGAAATTCCTGAAATCTTCAGCACTTTGCCAAGTCACAAATAGAGgaacagagttccaaaaaatggCTTTCCCGTAAGTAAAATAGTGTATTTCCATTTAAATCTGCAGGTCGTTCACCAGAGCAGTGAGTAGCTAACATTTTTTTCATGCTTCACATGTAGTCAGCACTATCCTAGGCATTCACCTCAGTCTCTAAACACCGAAGTATGCAGTATTATTACACCCATTGCACAGATGGGGAAAATGAGGTTCAAACCTACTAAATCATTTGTCTATTATCTACTGCCTAGTAATACGTGAGTCTGAAATTCTAACCCCCCAAATCTGGCCCAAAATAGGCCTTGCCTCTTAGAAAATATATCACTTCATCTCTCAAAGGTTGAAAGACCAAACAAAAGATTAAGATAAATGTCTATAGAAATCATCAGGTCATCCCAATGAACACAAATTTCTGAAAAGAACAGTCTACAAGGGTGCATGCAGATGATGACGCTGTCTGGTTTTAGAGTCAACACTTACTCTCCTATAGTTTAAGGCTATTTTCTTTACAATTTCTCCCTCCTGTTATTATAAGGCATTAAAAATTTCACTGAACATGCAGAGAAGATAAACTGCAGGAAAGTTATTATacgagaaaaatataaaaatgactgcaactgaactgatttattcaAACCATAGTACATTAACAGTacctaagtttaaaataaagaggTTCCTTATTAGAGAACCCCTCAAAGGATTACATATGAAGAGGTTCTAATGGATCTCACTGCACACgtgaaaatgaggaaggaaacttgGTATAAGAAAGCAGAACAGCATTTGCTTCATATGCCTTTCATGGGCTGAACTAATGACTGCCTCGATCGATCAGAAGACACTGAGCTGAGTTTTCTTCCAAACAAAGGTGAATTTCAATTGTTATTATGAGTGGCTTGCTTATAAACAGTAGAATATTTTCAAGAGGGAAAAATGCTTTAAGTTTAACATTCTATAAACCATAGATTATAAGCACAGGAAATGACACAGTGTACAGCAGTGCAACACGGATACTTTTACCTCTGTGCCAGTTTTATTTTACTGCCAGGTAATTAAAAGTAGAACCTGCGAATGGGGTAGAGTCTGTTATTTGGATTTCATCAGGGTATGAAAGTAATGGGACTGTTAATTAAGTACCAAAACTGTACTATGGGCTTTAAAAATGCTAGCCAGAAATAACATGTGCTTTCTCAACGGATTTATTAAACGTGATGAATGAATTTAAGGTGCAAACATGCTGCAAACCTAAAGTCTGTTTTTAACAAGGAGCATTTTGAAGTCATGAAAtgctttttgttttactttgtgtATATGTTTTTTTAACAGATGACACTGGAAACCACGAATGTGACAGGGATGAAGGGCTTCAACGGGTCTGAGCGGTGCCCCCGAGACCTGAAGACGGCACAGCTGGTGTTCCCGGCCATCTACACTATTGTTTTCTTCATGGGCATCCTGCTGAATGCTTTGGCCCTGTGGGTGTTCATTCATATTCCCAGCTCCTCCACCTTCGTTGTATACCTCAAAAACACTTTGGTAGCTGACTTGATAATGACGCTCACGCTTCCATTTAAAATCCTCTCCGACGCTCGTCTCGGACCCTGGCAGCTCAGAGCCTTCGTGTGTCGTTTCTCTGCCGTTATCTTTTATGACACCATGTACGTGGGCATTACACTGCTGGGGCTCATAGCCTTTGACAGGTTCCTCAAGATCATCAGACCTTTCGGAAAATTCTTCGTACAGAAACCTGCTTTTGCAAAAGGGGTCTCAACCCTCATCTGGCTCTTTTTGTTCCTCCTCTCGCTGCCAAACATGATCTTGAGCAACAAGGAAGCAACACCATCTTCTGTGAAAAAGTGTGCCTCCTTAAAGGGTCCTCTGGGGCTGAAATGGCATGCAGCAGTGAATTACATTTCCCAGTTCATCTTCTGGACTGTTTTTGTCCTAATGCTTCTCTTCTATACGGTTATTGCAAAAAAGGTGTATGATTCTTACAGAAAGTCCAAGAGTAAGGACAGCAAGAACAACAAAAGGCTAGAAGGTAAAGTGTTTGTTGTCGTGGctgttttctttgtgtgttttgctCCGTTTCATTTCTCCAGAATCCCATATACTCACAGTCAAACCAACAGTAAGACTGATTGCCGACTGCAAAATCAACTGTTTCTAGCTAAAGAAGCAACTCTCTTTTTGGCAGCAACTAACATTTGCATGGATCCCTTAATATATATACTCTTATGTAAAAGATTCACAGAGAGGCTACCGTGCATGAAAGGGAGGCAGACTGCAACATTCACTCAGGAAAATCATACGAGTCAGTCGGACAATATAACCCTAGGCTGATAACCTTATCATGGTTAACTATTTATTGATGAGACTTCAAATGACAATTTACTTGGAAATCAAACCtaggcaatgaaaaaaaaatggattagaACAAAAGTTGGGTTACTTTTTACTATACTGGTTTATAGAAAGGATCATGTCAACTTTAATTCCACTGTAATCTATTCATAAGCAGAATAAAGCCTTAGTAAGAGAAAGCACAATAGGGAGCAAATGGTGGCCACTAGAGGTCACCTTTTCAAGAGCATTCACTTCCACTTTGGAAAAAGTGTATTATGGGGAAATGTATGTTTCtaaaaacacctttttttttaaatataaagaaatatattccTTCACTCTAAAATGCCTCTTCAAGTTCTTTTGCATGTAATTCAAACAACACTACTGCTTTTGTATCCCACTtgccaatttaaaaaacaacaaaaa
This genomic window contains:
- the P2RY13 gene encoding P2Y purinoceptor 13, which codes for MTLETTNVTGMKGFNGSERCPRDLKTAQLVFPAIYTIVFFMGILLNALALWVFIHIPSSSTFVVYLKNTLVADLIMTLTLPFKILSDARLGPWQLRAFVCRFSAVIFYDTMYVGITLLGLIAFDRFLKIIRPFGKFFVQKPAFAKGVSTLIWLFLFLLSLPNMILSNKEATPSSVKKCASLKGPLGLKWHAAVNYISQFIFWTVFVLMLLFYTVIAKKVYDSYRKSKSKDSKNNKRLEGKVFVVVAVFFVCFAPFHFSRIPYTHSQTNSKTDCRLQNQLFLAKEATLFLAATNICMDPLIYILLCKRFTERLPCMKGRQTATFTQENHTSQSDNITLG